The stretch of DNA CACTGTGGGAGCGCTGGTGGACGCCCGGTTGATTGTCACCAGCGGCTGGGTCTCAGACACCTCGGTCAGTTGCTGGTCCGTCAGGCGGGAAGCTGCAAGGATAAAGCCGTCGGCAGAACGTCGCATCTTGTGAAGAGCTTCAAGCTCCATCTCGTTGGACTCTTCCGTATCCACAAGGAGTTGTGTGTATCCCGCAGCCTTGAGCTGGTGCTGGGTGCCGCGGATGATGTCGAAGTAGAACGGGTTGGTGATGTCAGGCACGAGGACGGCGACCGCATTAGTGCGCCCTGAGCTGAGTCCCTGGGCCTGGGAGCTTGGCACGTAATTTAATTGTGCCGCTGCTTCTTCGATCCTTTCCCTGGTATGGCGGTTTACGCGGTCCGGTTTGGACAGTGCCCGGGAAACCGTCGACGTTGCTACCCCTGCGAGCTGGGCAACGTCCCGGATGGTGGGCACCTTTTCCTGGCCGGTGCGTCCAGGTGAATCCCGTGCCGCCCCCGATCCAGCTGTAGCCGAGGCCATGGCCCATTCCTTTCGCCCGGCCAGCGCCGGTCAGGGGGTGAGAGGCGTCCCGGAAGCGGAACGTGTCTTCAATAGAACATCTTTTGGCAACTTTTGGCAACCGCTTGCCGCAACCGTTGCCTTGTTCCTAGACTGAGTCCCGAATCGCCTGCAGTGATATGCGCCACTTGACGTTGTGGCCATGTGGGTGTCCAAGAGGAGAAAACAATGAGGTTTACATCGTCTTCAGGGCTCGCAGCAATCGTTACGGCTGCGGCATTGGCATTGACAGGCTGCGGTGGCGGCTCAGGAACCACTGGCACTGCCACAAACGCGGATGGGAAAGTGGACGGAACGGGCAAGACCCTGAACGTCCTCGTGAACGTGCTGAGCCAGTATCCCGAACAGCAGAAGCAGTGGCAGAGTGACATTGCCGCCAAGTTCAAGGCTGAAACCGGGGCCGACGTGAAGTTTGAAACCTTCGCGTCCGCCAACGATGAGCTCACCCGCATCCAGACCTCCGTAGTATCGGGCCAAGGCCCGGACGTCTACAGCCTCGGCACCACCTTTACCCCCACCGCCTATGCCACTAAGGCCTTTGTCACCCTTTCCGACGATGACTGGAAGGCTGTCGGCGGCAAAGACCGTTTCAACCCGGCCGCGCTGGGTATCTCCGGACCGGATAAGGATCACCAGGCCGGCATTCCCTTTGTCAGCCGTCCCTTCGTGATGGCCTATAACAAGGACCTGCTGGCAGCGGCCGGCATCGAGAAGCCCGCCACCAGCTGGGACGAGCTTGCCGAACAGGCCAAGAAAATGACCAAGGACGGCACCTTCGGCATCGCCACAGGCTACAAGGACAACTTCGACCCGTGGAAGTTCATCTGGGCCATGTCTGTCCAGGCCGGCAACCCCCTGGTGGACGGAAACAAGTTCAAGCTGGATGACCCCACCGTGAAGAAGGCCTACGAGACCTACTTCGGCTGGCTGACCGAAGACAAGGTGGTGGACCCGGCTTCGGTGGGCTGGAGCAACAGCAATGCCGTAGCAGCCTTCGCAAGCGGTAAGGCCGGCTACCTGATGATGACCACTTCCAGTTCCATTCCCACCCTGGACAAGTCGGAAGTGGCCGGCAAATACGAATACGCCCTGATGCCCACTATCGCCCCGGGTGAGACGAAGTCCAAGTCTGACGGCGATGCCGCAAGCATCCTCTCCGGCGACAACATCGTGGTTGCCGATTACTCAAAGCAAAAGGACCTCGCCTTCGCCTACATCAAGCTGATCACCTCCAAGGACGAGCAGCTGAACTACCAGAAGATTTTCGGCGACCTTCCCGCCAACGCAGAAGCTCTTGCAACTCTGACCGACCCGAAGCTCAAGCCGCTGGCCGAGGCTGCCGGGAAGTCCAAGGCGACGCCTTTCACCGGTGCATGGGGTGACATGCAACTTGGCCTCCTCAACGTCACGGTCCAGTCCGTTCCGGACCTGGCCGCCGGGAAGGTGGACGAAGCGGCCCTCGAGTCAAGGATCAAGGACTCACAGAACAAGGGCCAGGCCTCCCTGGACCGGGCCTCCAAGGGATAAGTCCCATGTCAACTGACGCCTCCAACGAAGTCCGGCTTGCGGCGGAGTCCGCCGCAAGCCGGGCGGCCCGCTCGGCCGCTGACGTTTCCAGCCAGGAGCCCAACGGGCAGAGCAGCCCGCGCCGCAAAGGCCTGAGCGAACGCAACCGGCCACTCTGGATGCTGATCCCTGGCGGGGTCCTGATGATCATCATCATCGTGGTGCCCCTCCTGCTGGGCATCTTCATGTCCGCCCTCAACCTGGACCAGTACACGTTGCGCAAATGGGTCAGCGCGCCGTTCATCGGAGTTGAAAACTTCGTTGAAGCAATGACCAGTTCTCCGCTCCTGCACTCTGTCTGGCTGAGTGTCAGCTACTCACTGCTCGCTATGGTGGTCACGCTTCCGCTGGGCATCGCTGCGGCTGTAGCAACCCAGAACGCCTTCAAGGGACGGGCCGTCATCAGGTCAATTTTCCTGATTCCGTACGTCCTGCCTTCGTTCGTTGTGGCAACGGTGTGGCGCACCATGTTGCAGCCTGACGGCATCGTGGACAGGGCCCTCGGAACGGTGGGGATCGACGTCGGACTCTGGCTGAACGGGCCACAGACATTCTGGACCCTGGTACTGGTCCAGATCTGGGCATCGTGGCCGTTCATTTACCTGCTGGCGCTCTCAGGACTCCAGGCCGTGGACCATGAGGTGCACGAGGCCTCGGCTCTAGACGGCGCCCTGTGGTGGAACAAGCTCCGGTATGTCGTGTTCCCCTACCTGAAGGGGCCCCTGTCGCTCGCCTTCCTGATTGGAATGCTGCACCACATCAACAACTTCACGCTGCCATTCGTCCTGTTCGGTGTCCCGGCCCCGGCTGACGTGGAAGTCCTGCCCATCCTTACGTATGTCACCAGTTTCCAGAGCTTCCGGTTCGGCTTGAGCGCGGCCATGGCCTTCATCTCCCTGGTACTGATTGCCATCCCGCTGTTCGTCTACCTCCGTGCTGTCAAACTCGACGACGCAGAAACACCAGGAGCCAAGAAATGAGCACCTCGACAGCCACCCGGCGGAGTACGGCAACCGCGGACCTTCCCCGTCCGGGTTCAAGGCGCCAGCACGAAGTCCTGCGGTTGCTCCCGGGACCCTTGCTTGCCATCATCCTGGTCTTCCTGGGCGCCCTGGTCCTGATTCCCGTCCTGTACATTTTCCTGGCGTCGGTGAACTCGGACATCGGCGTCGCCAACGGCGAATTCTGGCCGTCAAGCTTCACCCTTGAGAACTACTCGAAGATCTGGACCAGCGTCGGCCTTGCTACCGGGCTGGCCAACAGCGTTTTGGTGGCAGGTACGACGGCGGTTGTCTCGGCAGCCCTGTCGGTTTCGACCGCGTTCGTCCTGGTCCGCTACAGTTTCCGGGGCCGGCTCACTATCCTGCGCGGGCTCCTTGCACTGCAGTCAGTGCCAGGGACCCTGATGGTCCTTCCCGTTTTCGTGCTGTTCTCGTCGGCGTCAACATATCTGGGCATCCAGGTCATCGGGACGCAGTGGGGACTCTTCGTGACCTACCTGACGTTCGCCATGCCGTTCTCCACCTGGGTGATGGTCACCTACCTGCGCGGGCTTCCCAAGGAACTTGAAGAAGCGGCCAAGATCGACGGCGCCAGCAACCTCGGTGTCCTGTTCAAGATCGTCCTGCCCCTGAGCTGGCCCGGCATCGTGGTCTCCGGCATCTTCGCTTTCCTCCTGGGATGGAACGACGTCCTGTTTGCCTCCGTCATGACCCGGCCGGAAAGCCAGACCGCCGCCGTAGCCCTGCAAATCTTCGGTGCCTCCCAGGAGGGCGGCGCCATCCCGTTCTACGGCCAGATGATGGCGTCAGCACTGGTATGCGCCGCTCCCGTGGTCATTCTTTACCTGATTTTCCAGCGTTATCTAGTTGGCGGGCTCACCGCCGGAGGAGTTAAATAACCATGGTTTCAGCCACCCAAACCTCGTGGGCCCTGTCCGGGTTCGGCGACGAGATCGACGACGACCCTGCCGTGCAGATCGCCGTCCTGCAGGCGCTCGGCGCGAGCTACATTGAGGTGCGCAGCGCGTGGGGCACGAACATCGTGGACCTGTCCGAAGACCAGCTCGCCGCCCTGGCCAAGTTGCTCGACGAGAAAGCCATGCGGGTTTCCGCGATCGCTTCGCCGATCGGGAAGGTGGATGTCAGCCTTCCCGTGGAGCATGAAGTGGAGCGCCTGCGCCGTGCGGTCAATGCCGCCAAGGTCCTGGATGCAAAATACATCCGCATTTTCTCCTTCTACTACGGCGAATCCGTTCCTGTGGACAGCATCCGCGATGCAGTCATCGAACGTATGCGCGCGCTCGCCGCCGTCGCCGAACAGGAAGGTGTGGTTCTGCTGCACGAAAACGAAAAGGATATCTTCGGGGATGTCCCGGACCGTGTGCTGGACATCATCGAAAGCGTCAATTCGCCGGCCTTGAAAGTGGCATGGGACGCAGCCAACTTCGTGCAGGTGGGCGTCAAGCCGTTTGATGAGGCCTATGAAAAGCTGCGCCCGCACCTGGAGTACCTGCAGGTCAAGGACGCGCTCTTTTCCAATGGACATGTCGTTCCCGCAGGGGAGGGCGACGGCGATGTCCAGCGGACCGTGGAAGCGCTCAAGGCGGACGGCTTCACCGGCTTCGCCTCCCTGGAGCCGCACCTCGCGGGAGCCCACGGCCTCGGCGGATTCTCCGGCCCCACAGCGTTCGGCATCGCTGCCCGCGCATTTGCAAAAGTCACATCAGAAGCAGGAGTCCAGACAGTATGAGTGAGATATTGAAGGTCGCCATCACGGGTTGTGGCGTCATTGGCCGAACCCATGCGGCCGCCCTGCATGAGTTTCCTGGAGCCACCATCGTCGCGCTCGTGGACGCGATCCCGGATGCCGCTGAATCCCTTGCTGACTTCATCCAAAAGAGCGGCCGCCCGAGGCCCTCGGTGCATGCGTCCCTGCAAGAGGCTTTTGCTGCCACCGACATTGACCTGGTGGCTTTGGCCACCCCCAGCGGATTGCACATCCAGCAGGGTCTTGAAGTCCTTGCGGCCGGCAAGCACGTCGTCATCGAAAAGCCGCTGGATGTAGACCTGAGCCGGGCACAGGAAATTGAGGCTGCCGCAAACGAGGCCGCGAGCCGGGGAATCGTCGCCTCGGTGATCAGCCAGCACCGGTTTGACCAAGCCAGCGTTGCTGTGGCAGACGCTGTCGCCAAAGGACGGTTTGGGAGGCTGACCTCGGCCATAGCCTCGGTCGCGTGGTGGCGCGGCCAGGCGTACTACGATTCCGGTGACTGGCGCGGCACGTGGTCCATGGACGGCGGCGGAGCCCTGATGAACCAGGGCGTCCACACGGTTGACCTGCTGCTGTGGTTCATGGGCCGGCCGGTGGAGATCCACGCACACACCGCGCGTTTGGCACACGAACGCATCGAGGTGGAGGACACCGCCGTGGCTACCGTAACCTTCGAGAACGGCGGCATGGCCGTGCTGCACGCCACGACAGCCGCCTACCCCGGCCTGACCGTTCGGGTCCAGCTGATGGGGTCGGAAGGCTCCGCAGTGGTGGACAACGATCAGCTGCACTATTTCCACACCAGGGACGCCGGCGGCGTTTCCGCAGACATGGGGCTGCAGGGCGGGGGAAACCAGGCCTCGGAAGAACTGGCAAAGTACCCCGCAGAGGATTACGAGGCCAAAGATCCCACCGTGTATCCCGCGGGGCATATACGCCAGTACCGCGACATCATCACCGCCATCACCGAAGGCCGCCAGCCCGGAGTCACCGTCAGCGACGCCGTCAATGCCCTCGCCACCGTGCGGGCGGTCTACGTGTCAGCGACGCTCAACCAGGCAGTACTTTTCGACGATGTCCTGGCCGGCAAGTACAACGACCTCGAAGTCCGCACGGGCAACACTGCGG from Pseudarthrobacter siccitolerans encodes:
- a CDS encoding ABC transporter substrate-binding protein, with the translated sequence MRFTSSSGLAAIVTAAALALTGCGGGSGTTGTATNADGKVDGTGKTLNVLVNVLSQYPEQQKQWQSDIAAKFKAETGADVKFETFASANDELTRIQTSVVSGQGPDVYSLGTTFTPTAYATKAFVTLSDDDWKAVGGKDRFNPAALGISGPDKDHQAGIPFVSRPFVMAYNKDLLAAAGIEKPATSWDELAEQAKKMTKDGTFGIATGYKDNFDPWKFIWAMSVQAGNPLVDGNKFKLDDPTVKKAYETYFGWLTEDKVVDPASVGWSNSNAVAAFASGKAGYLMMTTSSSIPTLDKSEVAGKYEYALMPTIAPGETKSKSDGDAASILSGDNIVVADYSKQKDLAFAYIKLITSKDEQLNYQKIFGDLPANAEALATLTDPKLKPLAEAAGKSKATPFTGAWGDMQLGLLNVTVQSVPDLAAGKVDEAALESRIKDSQNKGQASLDRASKG
- a CDS encoding carbohydrate ABC transporter permease, translating into MSTDASNEVRLAAESAASRAARSAADVSSQEPNGQSSPRRKGLSERNRPLWMLIPGGVLMIIIIVVPLLLGIFMSALNLDQYTLRKWVSAPFIGVENFVEAMTSSPLLHSVWLSVSYSLLAMVVTLPLGIAAAVATQNAFKGRAVIRSIFLIPYVLPSFVVATVWRTMLQPDGIVDRALGTVGIDVGLWLNGPQTFWTLVLVQIWASWPFIYLLALSGLQAVDHEVHEASALDGALWWNKLRYVVFPYLKGPLSLAFLIGMLHHINNFTLPFVLFGVPAPADVEVLPILTYVTSFQSFRFGLSAAMAFISLVLIAIPLFVYLRAVKLDDAETPGAKK
- a CDS encoding carbohydrate ABC transporter permease, giving the protein MSTSTATRRSTATADLPRPGSRRQHEVLRLLPGPLLAIILVFLGALVLIPVLYIFLASVNSDIGVANGEFWPSSFTLENYSKIWTSVGLATGLANSVLVAGTTAVVSAALSVSTAFVLVRYSFRGRLTILRGLLALQSVPGTLMVLPVFVLFSSASTYLGIQVIGTQWGLFVTYLTFAMPFSTWVMVTYLRGLPKELEEAAKIDGASNLGVLFKIVLPLSWPGIVVSGIFAFLLGWNDVLFASVMTRPESQTAAVALQIFGASQEGGAIPFYGQMMASALVCAAPVVILYLIFQRYLVGGLTAGGVK
- a CDS encoding sugar phosphate isomerase/epimerase family protein; this encodes MVSATQTSWALSGFGDEIDDDPAVQIAVLQALGASYIEVRSAWGTNIVDLSEDQLAALAKLLDEKAMRVSAIASPIGKVDVSLPVEHEVERLRRAVNAAKVLDAKYIRIFSFYYGESVPVDSIRDAVIERMRALAAVAEQEGVVLLHENEKDIFGDVPDRVLDIIESVNSPALKVAWDAANFVQVGVKPFDEAYEKLRPHLEYLQVKDALFSNGHVVPAGEGDGDVQRTVEALKADGFTGFASLEPHLAGAHGLGGFSGPTAFGIAARAFAKVTSEAGVQTV
- a CDS encoding Gfo/Idh/MocA family protein gives rise to the protein MSEILKVAITGCGVIGRTHAAALHEFPGATIVALVDAIPDAAESLADFIQKSGRPRPSVHASLQEAFAATDIDLVALATPSGLHIQQGLEVLAAGKHVVIEKPLDVDLSRAQEIEAAANEAASRGIVASVISQHRFDQASVAVADAVAKGRFGRLTSAIASVAWWRGQAYYDSGDWRGTWSMDGGGALMNQGVHTVDLLLWFMGRPVEIHAHTARLAHERIEVEDTAVATVTFENGGMAVLHATTAAYPGLTVRVQLMGSEGSAVVDNDQLHYFHTRDAGGVSADMGLQGGGNQASEELAKYPAEDYEAKDPTVYPAGHIRQYRDIITAITEGRQPGVTVSDAVNALATVRAVYVSATLNQAVLFDDVLAGKYNDLEVRTGNTAAESA